The genomic window CAGGCAGAGCAACCGATGCTGGTGACCCAATACTTGGTCTCGCAGTTGAGTCATGTGCAGATGATTCGTGATTACAACGCTCGGATGTCCATGGTCATATCCCATGTCTAGTTCCATTACCGAAATTGCCATTCAGGTCAACGGCACTCCTCAGACCTGTCAGCCCCACACTCTATTACCGGATTTATTGACACAACTGGGGCTATCCCCCCGGCTGGTTGCGGTGGAATACAATGGCGAGATTCTGCATCGCCAGCTCTGGGGGCAGACGGAACTCCAATCCGGCGATCGCCTGGAAATTGTCACCATCGTTGGGGGCGGCTAGGTACGGA from Neosynechococcus sphagnicola sy1 includes these protein-coding regions:
- the thiS gene encoding sulfur carrier protein ThiS, producing MSSSITEIAIQVNGTPQTCQPHTLLPDLLTQLGLSPRLVAVEYNGEILHRQLWGQTELQSGDRLEIVTIVGGG